In the genome of Streptacidiphilus rugosus AM-16, one region contains:
- a CDS encoding trypsin-like serine peptidase, translated as MTRGEAGRRGGALLVSGLLLGAVSLSFTSGPNASASAPTPATVAAAPTPTATAAGTAKAAAGKTKAATTPTATTASGALPVTTTGRSQVLAAAQQTAKVGAIFSSNSITSGNHHCTASVVDSPAGDVIVTAAHCLASGGSTGAVFVPGYRDGSAPNGVWQITRVIEDSSWTDDGDQDDDVAFALVAPQSGRSLEASVGGGYTLSTTGTTAATVQLTGYPSQTDEPITCTGTAAAYSGTQLIVDCTAFTGGTSGTAWVADYDAANDSGSVIGVIGGYQQGGDTADTSYSIVFDATAADLYAQALAS; from the coding sequence ATGACACGCGGTGAAGCGGGAAGGCGTGGCGGAGCTCTCCTGGTCAGCGGCCTGCTGCTCGGCGCGGTGAGCCTCAGCTTCACCAGCGGCCCGAACGCGTCCGCGTCCGCGCCGACTCCGGCGACCGTCGCGGCGGCGCCCACGCCCACGGCGACCGCAGCGGGGACGGCCAAGGCCGCGGCGGGCAAGACCAAGGCGGCAACCACGCCGACCGCCACGACGGCCTCCGGCGCCCTCCCTGTCACCACCACGGGCCGGTCCCAGGTGCTCGCCGCGGCACAGCAGACGGCGAAGGTCGGCGCGATCTTCTCCTCCAACTCGATCACGTCGGGCAACCACCATTGCACCGCCAGCGTGGTCGACAGTCCGGCGGGCGACGTGATCGTCACCGCCGCCCACTGCCTCGCCTCCGGCGGCAGCACCGGCGCGGTCTTCGTTCCCGGCTACCGCGACGGCAGCGCGCCGAACGGGGTCTGGCAGATCACCCGGGTCATCGAGGACTCCTCCTGGACCGACGACGGCGACCAGGACGACGACGTGGCCTTCGCCCTCGTCGCCCCGCAGTCCGGTCGCAGTCTGGAGGCCTCGGTCGGAGGCGGCTACACCCTCTCCACGACGGGCACCACCGCCGCGACGGTCCAGCTCACCGGCTACCCGTCGCAGACGGACGAACCGATCACCTGCACCGGCACGGCCGCGGCCTACTCCGGCACCCAGCTGATCGTCGACTGCACCGCGTTCACCGGCGGCACCAGCGGCACGGCCTGGGTCGCCGACTACGACGCGGCGAACGACTCCGGCAGCGTCATCGGCGTCATCGGCGGCTACCAGCAGGGCGGCGACACCGCCGACACCTCCTACAGCATCGTCTTCGACGCCACCGCCGCCGACCTCTACGCCCAGGCCCTGGCGAGCTGA
- a CDS encoding sulfite exporter TauE/SafE family protein: MSGVLYTAAAGLAGASGWTQLGVALAGVGAGMINAVVGSGTLITFPVLLAAGLPPVTANVSNTLGLVPGSVSGAIGYRRELAGLGPLLRRLGAAGLAGGLTGAVLLLALPAKAFEAAVPVLIAGALVLVLLQPLLAKRLAARAQQRPRPANGGWALLVGVYLCGIYGGYFGAAQGVLLLGLMGVLLELPLQRINGVKNVLALFVNGIAAVFFLVDGPIDWRAALLIAGGSVVGGQLGALVGRRLPAQVLRGVIVAVGLVAIGRVVLG; encoded by the coding sequence ATGAGCGGAGTGCTGTACACGGCCGCCGCAGGGCTGGCCGGTGCGTCCGGCTGGACCCAGCTGGGGGTCGCACTGGCCGGCGTGGGGGCCGGGATGATCAACGCGGTGGTCGGGTCGGGAACCTTGATCACCTTTCCGGTGCTGCTGGCCGCGGGGCTGCCGCCGGTGACGGCGAACGTGTCGAACACGCTCGGGTTGGTGCCCGGCTCGGTCAGCGGGGCGATCGGCTACCGCCGCGAGCTCGCGGGCCTCGGCCCGCTGCTGCGCCGGCTCGGCGCGGCCGGTCTGGCCGGCGGACTGACCGGCGCGGTGCTGCTGCTGGCCCTGCCGGCGAAGGCCTTCGAGGCCGCTGTCCCGGTCTTGATCGCCGGCGCGCTGGTGCTGGTGCTGCTCCAGCCGCTGCTGGCCAAGCGGCTGGCCGCCCGCGCACAGCAGCGGCCGCGCCCCGCGAACGGCGGTTGGGCGCTGCTGGTCGGCGTCTACCTGTGCGGGATCTACGGCGGTTACTTCGGCGCCGCGCAGGGCGTGCTGCTGCTCGGGCTGATGGGGGTGCTGCTGGAACTTCCCCTGCAACGGATCAACGGCGTGAAGAACGTCCTGGCCCTGTTCGTCAACGGGATCGCCGCCGTGTTCTTCCTGGTCGACGGTCCGATCGACTGGCGCGCGGCGCTGTTGATCGCGGGCGGCTCCGTGGTCGGCGGCCAGCTGGGAGCGCTGGTCGGGCGGCGCCTGCCCGCCCAGGTGCTGCGCGGCGTGATCGTCGCGGTGGGCCTGGTGGCCATCGGCCGCGTGGTGCTTGGCTGA
- a CDS encoding N,N-dimethylformamidase beta subunit family domain-containing protein, giving the protein MRDFSRRMVLEGLVGAAGAAVLAGCSSGVTPRTVVSARPVTGNPVSRENQLPGTTAWMVNHEGLKPTNDAVGQIQGFASATSARVGERLAFFVSTALPQAYTISIHRMGYYAGAGGRLMTSSPKLQGFPQRALRVDPGNGMIECPWQQSWSLEIPKTWLSGLYLACFTSADGHRAVTPFVVRDDRQAEFKVVLPFTTYQAYNLFPNCGVGRSLYYGFLSSAQSPLVQKVSPDGHAYPVRTVPGQKYVMHYPERARTVSFRRPYSDHGFPKVFGIDLSFVMWAESQGYDLSYATSLDLDAGSVDPSRHRALLFPGHDEYWSSSMRRVAEAAVRSGTHLAYFASNNVYWKIRTGTGDSGFSQMTCYKDDHDPVQDPTGATTMWRRVRPDRSEAEQGLLGTQYNGILDRAVPLVVTEPGHWFWSGTGLAAGDRVTNLVVGEADGLTPGMPRPAGAREQTLLSASKFLYGKEPAVQNTSVYQSAGGSWIFTAGTFGWTAALTAAPVPNPFCTPVDARIQHATQNLMSRLRS; this is encoded by the coding sequence ATGCGCGATTTCTCGCGACGGATGGTGCTGGAGGGGCTGGTGGGGGCCGCGGGAGCCGCGGTGCTGGCCGGCTGCTCCTCGGGCGTCACGCCGCGCACCGTGGTCAGCGCCCGGCCCGTCACCGGAAACCCGGTCAGCCGCGAGAACCAGTTGCCGGGAACGACCGCGTGGATGGTGAACCACGAGGGTCTGAAGCCGACCAACGACGCGGTCGGCCAGATCCAGGGCTTCGCCAGTGCGACCAGCGCCCGGGTCGGCGAGCGGCTCGCGTTCTTCGTCTCCACGGCGCTGCCCCAGGCCTACACGATCTCGATTCACCGCATGGGCTACTACGCGGGCGCCGGCGGGCGGCTGATGACCAGCAGCCCCAAGCTGCAGGGCTTCCCCCAGCGGGCGCTCCGGGTGGATCCCGGCAACGGCATGATCGAGTGCCCGTGGCAGCAGTCCTGGTCCCTGGAGATCCCGAAGACCTGGCTCTCCGGGTTGTATCTCGCCTGCTTCACGTCCGCCGACGGCCACCGCGCCGTCACCCCGTTCGTGGTGCGGGACGACCGGCAGGCCGAGTTCAAGGTCGTCCTGCCGTTCACCACCTACCAGGCCTACAACCTGTTCCCCAACTGCGGCGTCGGGCGCAGCCTGTACTACGGCTTCCTGTCGTCCGCGCAGTCGCCGCTGGTGCAGAAGGTGAGCCCGGACGGTCACGCCTATCCGGTCCGCACGGTGCCGGGGCAGAAGTACGTCATGCACTACCCGGAGCGGGCCAGGACGGTCTCGTTCCGGCGGCCGTACAGCGACCACGGTTTCCCGAAGGTCTTCGGCATCGACCTCTCCTTCGTCATGTGGGCCGAGTCCCAGGGCTACGACCTGAGCTACGCGACGAGCCTGGACCTGGACGCGGGGTCGGTGGATCCCAGCCGGCACCGGGCCTTGTTGTTCCCCGGCCACGACGAGTACTGGTCCTCGAGCATGCGCCGGGTGGCCGAGGCCGCCGTGCGCTCCGGCACGCATCTCGCCTACTTCGCCTCGAACAACGTGTACTGGAAGATACGCACGGGTACCGGCGACTCCGGCTTCTCGCAGATGACCTGCTACAAGGACGACCACGACCCGGTCCAGGACCCCACCGGCGCGACGACCATGTGGCGCAGGGTTCGTCCGGATCGTTCCGAGGCGGAGCAGGGCCTGCTCGGCACCCAGTACAACGGCATCCTCGACCGCGCGGTGCCGCTGGTCGTGACCGAGCCGGGGCACTGGTTCTGGTCCGGCACCGGGCTGGCCGCCGGGGACCGCGTCACCAACCTGGTGGTCGGCGAGGCCGACGGGCTGACCCCCGGCATGCCGAGGCCCGCAGGGGCCCGCGAGCAGACCCTGCTGTCCGCCTCGAAGTTCCTCTACGGCAAAGAGCCCGCCGTCCAGAACACCAGCGTCTACCAGTCGGCCGGCGGATCCTGGATCTTCACCGCCGGCACGTTCGGCTGGACCGCCGCCCTGACCGCGGCGCCGGTCCCCAACCCGTTCTGCACCCCCGTGGACGCCCGGATCCAGCACGCGACCCAGAACCTGATGTCAAGACTTCGTTCATGA
- a CDS encoding glycosyltransferase: MSFRLPHFMTSAGKRLAAGRQRPTSPTAAAPAPSKPAETEGAALRRRADELAEAARGQLERGEIPDHLADAYAAELACADSAYEAGRSAEAAGSLAKALLLAFHRVPQVDSLTTPVSDDASGFTAPLRASSTAMAVVAPRGRRTPAARRPADRPLRLLFVTHGNANFLKLLVEHYQDHPEVDVRTLDLGQDEEMAPLAKGLKRMAHAALGGEAEYREAVERALRPHLDWADTVFVEWCTGAAAFLTLVDPGSTRIVVRLHRFETFSFWPHVIDFSRVDDLLFIADHMIDLTTDVVPRLLEAGGPRLQRTDNAVELGRFVRPKGEGARFTVGLVGMAQVAKDPLWAVQVLRALREQDERYRLVLVGNGMNPDVSPAARAYHDRLEAELTELEATGAVERLGQSDDVPGLLTGVGTILSSSVREGCHVGLMEGAASGAVPVVRDWPMVAGRPHSARTLFPQEWVVDTPERAAARILALTGDEETWRKAGQEASAHALATWDWEVVRPDYDRLLLGS; the protein is encoded by the coding sequence GTGTCCTTCAGACTGCCGCACTTCATGACGTCCGCCGGCAAGCGCCTCGCCGCGGGGCGGCAGCGGCCCACGTCACCCACCGCAGCCGCCCCCGCGCCCTCGAAGCCGGCCGAGACCGAAGGCGCGGCCCTGCGCCGGCGGGCCGACGAGCTCGCCGAAGCGGCCCGCGGGCAGTTGGAGCGAGGCGAGATCCCCGACCACCTGGCGGACGCCTACGCCGCGGAACTGGCCTGTGCGGACTCCGCGTACGAGGCCGGAAGGTCCGCCGAGGCCGCGGGCTCGCTGGCCAAGGCGCTGCTCCTGGCCTTCCACCGGGTCCCCCAGGTCGACAGCCTGACCACCCCGGTCAGCGACGACGCGTCGGGTTTCACCGCGCCGCTTCGCGCGAGCAGCACGGCCATGGCCGTCGTCGCTCCGCGCGGCCGCCGCACGCCGGCCGCGCGGAGGCCCGCCGACCGGCCGCTGCGGTTGCTCTTCGTCACCCATGGCAACGCGAACTTCCTGAAGCTCCTGGTCGAGCACTACCAGGACCATCCCGAGGTCGACGTCCGCACGCTCGACCTCGGCCAGGACGAGGAGATGGCTCCGCTGGCCAAGGGCCTGAAGCGGATGGCGCACGCGGCGCTGGGCGGGGAGGCGGAGTACCGCGAGGCGGTGGAGCGGGCCCTGCGGCCGCACCTGGACTGGGCGGACACCGTCTTCGTCGAGTGGTGCACCGGCGCGGCCGCGTTCCTCACGCTGGTCGACCCGGGCAGCACCCGGATCGTGGTCCGGCTGCACAGGTTCGAGACCTTCAGCTTCTGGCCGCATGTCATCGACTTCAGCCGCGTCGACGACCTGCTGTTCATCGCCGACCACATGATCGACCTCACCACCGACGTGGTGCCGCGCCTGCTGGAGGCCGGCGGCCCGCGGCTCCAGCGCACGGACAACGCGGTCGAGCTCGGCAGGTTCGTGCGGCCCAAGGGCGAGGGGGCCCGCTTCACCGTGGGTCTCGTGGGCATGGCCCAGGTCGCCAAGGACCCGCTCTGGGCCGTCCAGGTGCTGCGCGCGCTCCGCGAGCAGGACGAGCGCTACCGGCTGGTCCTGGTGGGCAACGGGATGAACCCGGACGTCAGCCCGGCCGCCCGTGCCTACCACGACAGACTGGAGGCCGAGCTCACCGAACTGGAGGCCACCGGCGCGGTGGAGCGCCTGGGGCAGAGCGACGACGTGCCCGGTCTGCTGACCGGCGTCGGCACCATCCTCAGCAGTTCCGTGCGTGAGGGCTGCCATGTCGGCCTGATGGAGGGAGCCGCCAGCGGGGCCGTCCCGGTCGTCAGGGACTGGCCGATGGTGGCGGGCCGCCCGCACAGCGCCCGCACCCTCTTCCCGCAGGAGTGGGTGGTGGACACCCCCGAGCGGGCCGCCGCCCGGATCCTGGCCCTGACCGGTGACGAGGAGACGTGGCGCAAGGCCGGTCAGGAGGCGTCCGCGCATGCGCTGGCCACCTGGGACTGGGAGGTCGTGCGGCCCGACTACGATCGGCTTCTGCTCGGCAGCTAG
- a CDS encoding acyltransferase yields the protein MALRIQPTAQVDETAELGDGTSVWELAQIREKARLGTGCVIGRGAYVGTGVQIGDNVKLQNYALVYEPAELGDGVFVGPAVVLTNDHYPRSVDPDGKLKRGGDWEAVGVKVREGASLGARSVCVAPVVVGRWALVAAGAVVTKDVPDFALVAGVPAKRIGWVGRAGVKLVERADEPGVWQCPQTDALYDERDGVLTER from the coding sequence TTGGCTCTCAGGATTCAGCCCACCGCCCAGGTCGACGAGACCGCTGAGCTCGGCGACGGCACGTCCGTCTGGGAGCTCGCGCAGATCCGCGAGAAGGCCAGGCTCGGCACCGGGTGCGTCATCGGCCGAGGCGCCTACGTCGGCACCGGCGTGCAGATCGGCGACAACGTCAAGCTGCAGAACTACGCCCTGGTCTACGAGCCCGCTGAGCTCGGCGACGGTGTCTTCGTCGGTCCGGCCGTGGTGCTCACCAACGACCATTACCCGCGCTCGGTGGACCCGGACGGCAAGCTCAAGCGTGGCGGCGACTGGGAGGCCGTCGGCGTGAAGGTGCGGGAGGGCGCCTCGTTGGGCGCACGGTCCGTCTGCGTCGCGCCGGTGGTGGTCGGGCGCTGGGCGCTGGTCGCCGCCGGGGCCGTGGTCACCAAGGACGTCCCCGACTTCGCGCTGGTGGCCGGCGTGCCCGCGAAGCGGATCGGCTGGGTCGGCCGGGCCGGGGTCAAGCTGGTCGAGCGGGCGGACGAGCCCGGCGTCTGGCAGTGCCCGCAGACCGACGCCCTCTACGACGAGCGGGACGGCGTGCTCACCGAGCGCTGA
- a CDS encoding nucleotide sugar dehydrogenase yields the protein MQICVVALGKIGLPLAVQFADKGHRVIGADVNATVVDLVNNGVEPFPGEAELDVKLKAAVDAGLLTATTDTAAAVAESDAVVVVVPLFVDAEGVPDFGWMDDATKAIAAGLRPGTLVSYETTLPVGTTRNRWAPMLEQGSGLTAGKDFHLVFSPERVLTGRVFADLRRYPKLVGGIDEASARHGVDFYEQVLDFDERTDLDRPNGVWDLGSAEASELAKLAETTYRDVNIGLANQFARFADQTGIDILKVIDACNSQPYSHIHRPGIAVGGHCIPIYPRMYLWNDPAATVVRAAREANAAMPQYAVDLLAAAYGDLDGVNVLVLGAAYRGGVKEMAFSGVFGTVEALRARGAVPFVSDPMYTAEEISAHGLTPHQGETVTAAILQADHAEYRELAATDLPEVSVLVDGRRTTDPARWEGVRRVVIGG from the coding sequence GTGCAGATTTGTGTCGTGGCCCTGGGCAAGATCGGCCTGCCGCTGGCAGTGCAGTTCGCCGACAAGGGGCACCGGGTGATCGGCGCCGACGTCAACGCCACGGTCGTCGACCTGGTCAACAACGGTGTGGAGCCCTTCCCCGGTGAGGCCGAGCTGGACGTGAAGCTCAAGGCCGCCGTCGACGCCGGTCTGCTCACCGCGACCACGGACACCGCGGCGGCGGTGGCCGAGTCGGACGCCGTCGTGGTCGTGGTGCCGCTGTTCGTCGACGCCGAGGGCGTGCCGGACTTCGGCTGGATGGACGACGCCACCAAGGCGATCGCCGCCGGGCTGCGTCCCGGCACGCTGGTCAGCTACGAGACCACGCTCCCTGTCGGCACCACCCGCAACCGCTGGGCGCCGATGCTGGAGCAGGGCTCGGGCCTGACCGCCGGTAAGGACTTCCACCTGGTCTTCAGCCCGGAGCGGGTGCTGACCGGTCGGGTCTTCGCCGACCTGCGCCGCTACCCGAAGCTGGTCGGCGGCATCGACGAGGCCTCCGCCCGTCACGGCGTGGACTTCTACGAGCAGGTGCTGGACTTCGACGAGCGCACCGACCTCGACCGCCCGAACGGGGTCTGGGACCTGGGCTCGGCGGAGGCGTCCGAGCTTGCGAAGCTGGCCGAGACCACCTACCGGGACGTCAACATCGGTCTGGCGAACCAGTTCGCCCGCTTCGCGGACCAGACCGGCATCGACATCCTGAAGGTCATCGACGCCTGCAACTCGCAGCCGTACAGCCACATCCACCGTCCCGGCATCGCCGTCGGCGGACACTGCATCCCGATCTACCCGCGGATGTACCTGTGGAACGACCCGGCGGCCACCGTGGTCCGGGCCGCCCGCGAGGCGAACGCGGCGATGCCGCAGTACGCGGTGGACCTGCTCGCGGCCGCCTACGGGGACCTCGACGGCGTCAACGTGCTGGTGCTGGGGGCCGCCTACCGCGGCGGCGTCAAGGAGATGGCGTTCTCCGGCGTCTTCGGCACGGTGGAGGCGCTGCGCGCCCGCGGTGCGGTGCCCTTCGTCTCGGACCCGATGTACACCGCCGAGGAGATCTCGGCGCACGGCCTGACCCCGCACCAGGGCGAGACCGTGACGGCCGCGATCCTCCAGGCCGACCACGCCGAGTACCGCGAGCTGGCCGCCACGGACCTGCCGGAGGTCTCGGTGCTGGTCGACGGTCGCCGCACCACCGACCCCGCCCGCTGGGAGGGCGTCCGCCGGGTCGTCATCGGCGGCTGA
- a CDS encoding glycosyltransferase family 2 protein — protein sequence MRARTAPPDVSVVIAVYNTMPYLTECLDSLIGQSIGLDRLEIIAVDDGSTDDSPKELARFAAAYPEVVKVITQPNSGGPAAPQNRGIEAARGRFVFFIGADDYLGAEALERMVATADEHGSDIVLGTMVGVNGRVVPKSVFAHGNRYDIGLTDSDLPWALSDTKLFRRALLERHTIRYHEDLTILCDQAFTLECVLRSAKISVLGDYEYYYAVKRDDESNLTYRGRDENMLVALERSMATAIRLGASDEQRTAVFTRYVNNEMIITLSERIPVLERREDQERLLETVGRLIEEYIDEAVLERLAWRRLVRVLLARGRHLDALLEAVRFDEANPQDSTQVIDGRVYLEHPAFRNPDASVEDRWFDRTRTTLNDVTPAWDSAGADAALLLTAHSPAPDYARLWGPHLSVRLTQHHGDGGPASERTFAPAFPGTPADAGTRIRFRIPLAELSTPGRPVAGRWSVRLTLADEEGAFDFPVTAATLPELKLWLRNRYHRVNLVGDRAGRAVLALAQIRATRVIAQRLRRLQALGRK from the coding sequence ATGAGAGCCCGGACCGCGCCTCCCGACGTCAGCGTGGTGATCGCGGTCTACAACACCATGCCGTACCTGACGGAGTGTCTGGACTCGCTGATCGGACAGTCCATCGGGCTGGACCGGCTCGAGATCATCGCCGTGGACGACGGTTCCACCGACGACTCGCCCAAGGAGCTGGCCCGCTTCGCGGCGGCCTACCCCGAGGTCGTCAAGGTGATCACCCAGCCCAACTCGGGTGGCCCGGCGGCGCCGCAGAACCGCGGCATCGAGGCGGCCAGGGGGCGCTTCGTCTTCTTCATCGGCGCCGACGACTACCTCGGCGCCGAGGCGCTGGAGCGCATGGTCGCCACCGCCGACGAGCACGGCAGCGACATCGTGCTCGGCACCATGGTCGGCGTGAACGGCCGGGTCGTGCCCAAGTCGGTGTTCGCCCACGGCAACCGCTACGACATCGGGCTCACCGACTCCGACCTGCCCTGGGCGCTCTCGGACACCAAGCTGTTCCGGCGCGCGCTGCTGGAACGGCACACGATCCGGTACCACGAGGATCTGACGATCCTGTGCGACCAGGCGTTCACCCTGGAGTGCGTGCTGCGTTCGGCGAAGATCTCGGTGCTCGGCGACTACGAGTACTACTACGCGGTCAAGCGGGACGACGAGAGCAACCTCACCTACCGCGGCCGGGACGAGAACATGCTGGTCGCGCTCGAGCGCAGCATGGCAACGGCGATCCGGCTCGGGGCGTCGGACGAGCAGCGCACCGCGGTGTTCACCCGCTACGTCAACAACGAGATGATCATCACGCTCAGCGAGCGGATCCCGGTCCTCGAACGTCGGGAGGACCAGGAGCGGCTGCTGGAGACGGTCGGGCGCCTGATCGAGGAGTACATCGACGAGGCCGTCCTGGAGCGGCTGGCCTGGCGCCGGCTGGTCCGGGTGCTGCTGGCCCGCGGACGCCACCTGGACGCGCTGCTGGAGGCGGTGCGCTTCGACGAGGCGAACCCGCAGGACTCCACGCAGGTGATCGACGGCCGGGTGTACCTGGAGCACCCGGCGTTCCGGAATCCCGACGCCTCCGTCGAGGACCGCTGGTTCGACCGCACCCGGACCACCCTGAACGACGTCACGCCGGCCTGGGACAGCGCCGGCGCCGACGCGGCCCTGCTCCTCACCGCCCACAGTCCGGCTCCGGACTACGCGCGGCTGTGGGGCCCCCACCTCAGTGTCCGGCTCACCCAGCACCACGGGGACGGGGGTCCCGCGTCCGAGCGGACCTTCGCCCCGGCCTTTCCCGGGACGCCCGCCGACGCGGGCACCAGGATCCGGTTCCGGATCCCCCTGGCCGAGTTGTCGACACCGGGCAGGCCCGTGGCCGGCCGGTGGTCCGTCAGGCTCACGCTGGCGGACGAGGAGGGCGCTTTCGACTTCCCCGTCACGGCCGCCACCCTGCCGGAGCTCAAGCTGTGGCTCCGCAACCGCTACCACCGCGTCAACCTCGTCGGCGACCGGGCCGGGCGCGCCGTCCTCGCCCTCGCCCAGATCCGGGCCACCCGGGTCATAGCGCAACGCCTGCGCCGCCTGCAGGCCCTTGGAAGGAAGTAA
- a CDS encoding glycosyltransferase family 4 protein, producing the protein MLVDNGVHGDSRVQKTARSAAEAGWEVTLLGRSYTGETQTWKIGEADVRLIHMPTPLGMQRHWFRRSWLRRPLAYPPYHVAQYRTQQVKAWRADLAVRLAELSPNAKKAKSPAGRALGKAALVPPRLAAQVAYRWVRLRAGETRRMKESRKNTDTRLDQLWARVLVKARGNRAWRQLDPQLWDYELAFGPVIDSLKPELIHANDFRMLGVGARSTIRQRATGRDVKLVWDAHEYLPGVRPYTDNARWRPANVHHEREYSPYADAVITVSDTLADMLQESHALPEKPAVVLNAPGGEAPEDVSDEAVPDIRELCGIGADVPLMVYSGAAAPQRGLDIMVEALPELPGVHTALVVLDPKSAYLRSLVAKAEELGVSDRVHVMGYVPHYQVVPFLSGATVGVIPIHHWPNHEIALITKYFEYSHARLPLVVSDVKTMSEVAERTGQGEIFKAEDLNDFLRAVRAVLADPERYAKVYDQPGLLEQWTWEHQATVLDEVYSRVVSAPRGTIGTRS; encoded by the coding sequence ATGCTTGTCGACAACGGGGTCCACGGCGACTCCCGTGTCCAGAAGACCGCCCGCTCGGCCGCCGAGGCCGGGTGGGAGGTGACTCTGCTCGGTCGCTCGTACACCGGGGAGACCCAGACCTGGAAGATCGGCGAGGCCGACGTCCGGCTGATCCACATGCCGACCCCTCTGGGCATGCAGCGGCACTGGTTCCGCCGCTCCTGGCTCCGCCGCCCGCTGGCCTACCCGCCCTACCACGTGGCGCAGTACCGGACCCAGCAGGTCAAGGCCTGGCGGGCCGACCTCGCGGTGCGACTCGCCGAGCTCAGCCCGAACGCCAAGAAGGCCAAGTCGCCTGCCGGGCGCGCGCTCGGCAAGGCCGCGCTCGTCCCACCGCGTCTGGCCGCGCAGGTGGCGTACCGCTGGGTGCGGCTGCGCGCCGGGGAGACCAGGCGCATGAAGGAGTCGCGGAAGAACACCGACACGCGCCTCGACCAGCTCTGGGCCCGCGTGCTGGTGAAGGCCCGCGGCAACCGCGCCTGGCGCCAGCTCGACCCGCAGCTGTGGGACTACGAGCTCGCGTTCGGCCCGGTCATCGACAGCCTCAAGCCGGAGCTGATCCACGCCAACGACTTCCGCATGCTCGGCGTCGGGGCCCGCTCCACCATCCGGCAGCGCGCCACCGGCCGTGACGTCAAGCTCGTCTGGGACGCCCACGAGTACCTGCCCGGCGTGCGGCCGTACACCGACAACGCCCGCTGGCGCCCGGCCAACGTGCACCACGAGCGGGAGTACTCCCCGTACGCCGACGCGGTGATCACGGTCTCGGACACCCTGGCGGACATGCTCCAGGAGTCCCACGCGCTCCCCGAGAAGCCGGCCGTGGTGCTCAACGCCCCCGGTGGGGAGGCCCCCGAGGACGTCTCGGACGAGGCCGTCCCCGACATCCGGGAGCTGTGCGGCATCGGCGCCGACGTCCCGCTCATGGTCTACAGCGGCGCCGCGGCACCGCAGCGCGGCCTGGACATCATGGTCGAGGCCCTGCCCGAGCTGCCCGGCGTGCACACGGCCCTGGTGGTGCTCGACCCGAAGTCCGCCTACCTGCGCAGCCTGGTCGCCAAGGCCGAGGAGCTCGGCGTCTCCGACCGGGTCCACGTCATGGGCTACGTGCCGCACTACCAGGTGGTCCCCTTCCTCTCCGGTGCGACCGTCGGCGTCATCCCGATCCACCACTGGCCCAACCACGAGATCGCGCTGATCACCAAGTACTTCGAGTACTCCCACGCGCGGCTGCCGCTGGTCGTCAGCGACGTGAAGACGATGAGCGAGGTCGCCGAGCGCACCGGCCAGGGTGAGATCTTCAAGGCCGAGGACCTGAACGACTTCCTGCGCGCGGTGCGGGCGGTGCTCGCGGACCCGGAGCGCTACGCCAAGGTCTACGACCAGCCGGGGCTGCTGGAGCAGTGGACCTGGGAGCACCAGGCCACGGTCCTGGACGAGGTCTACAGCCGGGTGGTCTCCGCGCCCCGGGGCACGATCGGCACCCGGTCATGA